CAGCGGCCGCAGCGGATGCCGGCGGTGCAGGTCGTCGGCCCGGTACGAGGCGAACACCGCCAGCCGGTGCCGCAGCACGCCCCGGCCGAGCAGGAAGCGCAGCAGGTCACGGGAGGACTGGTCCGCCCAGTGCAGGTCCTCCAGCACGAGCAGCAGCGGCGCGACCTCGGCGACCCCGGCCAGCAGCCCCGCCATCCCCTCGAACAGCCGCAACCGCCCGTCCACGTCCCGCACGGAGTCGGATCCGGCCCCCAGCAGCCGCTCGACCACGGGATGAGCGGCGAGAGCGCCGGCGAACCGCTCGTCGGCGGCCAGCACCCCGAGCACCTCGGTGAACGGCAGATAGGGCAGCCCGACATCACCGAGATCCACGCAGTGCCCGGTGACCACGGTCATGCCCGTCGCGGCGGCCTTACTCCCGACCTCGTCGAGCACCCGGGTCTTGCCGACGCCGGCGTCCCCGGCGATCAACACGGCCCTGGCCTCACCGCCTCGCGCACGATCCAGTACGCCGGAGAGTCGCTTGAGTTCGGCGTCCCGTCCAACGACGGGCGTGGCCGATGAAGCCTGCTGCACAGAACCAACCTTCTTGCTTCAGGGGCGCGGGGAACTGCGCGATCAACCAGACACAACCCGCGGCCGCCACCGGACAGCGAGCCTGGAGCTCCTAGGCCCGCAGAATCTTCGCCCAGTCCGCCGGTACGCGCCCCGCCGGCCCCGGCGCGGGCTGGTCGGCCGGATGACTCACCGGCGCGGCCAGCTCCGGGCCGCCCTCGTACAACTCGTTCGTCGCATAGTCCCAGTACCAGTCCTCACCCGGCTCGAAGCTCTGCACCAGGGGATGCCCGGTCTCCCGGAAGTGTCCCGTCGCGTGCTTGGCCGGTGAACTGTCACAACACCCCACGTGCCCGCACTGCGCACAGCGCCGTAGGTGGAACCACCACCCCCCGGCCGCATCGCACTCCGCGCACCCGCTGCCGCTCGGCGGCACGCTCGGGTCGATGCCGTTCACGCCACTCATGCAGACTCCTCCTCGACCGCCGTCAGCGGAAGCAGTACCTGAAAACGCGTGTCCCCCGGCTCCGACTCCACCTGGATGTTCCCGTGGTGCTTGTTGACCACGATCCGCCATGAGATGTCGAGCCCGAGCCCGGTCCCCTGACCCACCGGCTTGGTGGTGAAGAACGGATCGAAGATCCGGCCCCGGTCCTCCGCCGGGATCCCGACGCCCGTGTCACGGAACTCCACCAGCAGCCGGTCGTGGTCGGCGGCCGTCCGCACGGTCAGCGTCCCCTCCCCGCCCGCGCCGTTCATCGCCGCGACCGCGTTGTCGATGAGGTTCGTCCACACCTGGTTGAGCTCGGCGGGGTACGCGGGGATCCTCGGGAGCGTCCGGTCGTAGTCCTTGACGACCTTGATGTGCTTGCCGATCTTGGCCGACAGCATCAGCAGGGTGGAGTCGAGGAGTTCGTGCACGTCGGCGTTCTGGAAGGGCGCCCGGTCGAGCTGGGAGTACTGCTTCGCCGCGTCCACGAGGTGCGAGATGCGGGTGGTCGAGTCGTTGATCTCGTCCATCAGCAGCTCGGTCTCGACAGTGTAGTTCAGCCATCCGATCGCGCTGGGCAGGATGTCCTCGTCCACCGCCGCCGCGATCTGGTCCAGCCAGTCCACGTCGAGCCCGGCCTGCACGAACGTGGGCGCGATCCGCCAGCCCTCCGCGATGCCCTGGTCGTCCAGCCAGTCCGTCACGGCGTCCTCCCGGTCGGAGGCCTCCAGCGGACTCAGCACCGGTGCCTTGGCGACCCGTTCGGCCGTGCGCTCCTGGATGTCGATGAGGTTCGCCATGACCTCGGGGGAGTAGGACCCCTGCGCGATGACCGCCAGCTTGTGGCGCATCTTCCCGACCCGCTCCCGCAGCGTCGCGGTCGCCCGTACCGCCGCGGCGGCCGGATTGTTCAGCTCGTGCGTGAGGCCGGCGGACAACGAGCCCAGCGCCAGCAGCCGTTCACGCTGCCCGATGGCCCGCTGGGTGCTCTTCGAACCGAAGAACAGCCCCTCCAGCAGATGCACCGCCATCGGGAACCACTCCTGCATGATGCCCGCGAAGGTGTCGGCGGGCAGCACGAAGAACCGCGTCGGCTCGGTGACGCGCATGGAGTTGTTGTAGACCTGCCGCACCCGGTCGCCCAGGTACGCCTGCATGGACCCCGCGTACACCCCCCGCTGGGAGGTCCGGGTGACCTCCACGTCGTCCCCGCCGACCCGGCGGTAGAGCACCACCGAGCCCTCGAGCATGACGTAGAAGCAGGTGGCGGGCTCGCCCTCGGTGTACACCGGGCCGGGCTCGAACCGCTCCACACGCCCCTCGCCGCACAGTCTGCCGAGCTGCTCGGGCGTGAGCTTCTCGAACAGGAACAGCGAGCCGATCTCCTGCGGGTTGCAGGGTGCCGCCTGCCCGCTCATGACTGCTCCAGATACCGGTGGACGAGCATCACGGCCATGGCTCCCTCTCCGACGGCGGACGCGACCCGCTTCGCGGACTCCGAGCGGGCGTCGCCCGCCACGAACACGCCGGGCACGTTGGTCTCCAGGTGGTACGGCGGCCGGTCCAGCTCCCAGCCCTCCGGCGGACGGCCGTCCAAGCTCAGGTCGGGGCCGGCGAGGATGAACCCGCGCCCGTCCCGCAGCACCGTGCCGTCCAGCCAGCCGGTCAGCGGGGCCGCGCCGATGAACACGAACACCCACTGCGCGTCGACCTGTTCGGTCTGCCCGCCGTCCACGTCCCGCAGGGTCAGCCGCTCCAGGTGGCCGTCGCCGTGCGCCGACTCGACGACCGTGCGGGCCCGGACCTGGATGTTGGGCGACTCCTCGATCTGCTGGACGAGGTAGTGCGACATCGACGCCGACAGCGACTCCCCGCGCACCAGCAGGGTCACCGACTTGGCGGCCCGGGACAGGTACATCGCCGCCTGCCCGGCGGAGTTGGCGCCGCCGACGATGAACACGTCCTGGCCCTGACAGGACGGGGCCTCCGTCAGGGCGGACCCGTAGTACAGGCCGCAGCCGGTCAGTTCCTCGCAGCCGGGCGCCTCCAGCTGCCGGTAGGACACGCCGGTCGCGAGGATCACGCTGTGCGCGGCGACCGCCGAGCCGTCGGAGAACCGCACGATCCGCGCGGCGCCGTTGACCTCGAGGGCCGTCACCTCGCGCGCGGTGAGGATCTCGGCGCCGAACTTCGCCGCCTGCCGCCGCGCCCGGTCGGTGAGCTGGGCCCCCGACACGCCGTCGGGGAAGCCCAGGTAGTTCTCGATGCGCGAGCTCTGCCCGGCCTGCCCGCCGGTCGCCGACCGCTCCACCAGCACCGTCCGCAGCCCCTCGGAGGCCCCGTAGACCGCCGCGCCGAGCCCGGCCGGGCCGCCGCCGATGACGACGAGGTCGTAGAAGTCGGCCGTCGGGGTCGTCGCCAGCCCGACCCGGGCGGCGAGGTCCACGGCCTCCGGCTCCACCAGCGGTGTCCCGTCCGGCGTGATCACCACCGGCAGCCGCAGCCCGTCCTCGCCGGCCGCGGCCAGCAGCCGCCGCCCCTCCGGCTCGTCGGAGGAGTACCAGCGGTAGGGCACCTGGTTGCGGGCCAGGAACTCCCGCACGTCCGAGGAGCGCGACGACCACCGGTGCCCCACGACCTTGGTGCTGGGCACGGGCCGGAAGTCACTGGTCCGCCAGGCCTGGAGCAGATCGTCCAGGACCGGGTACAGCTTCTCCTCGGGCGGGTCCCACGGCTTCAGGAGGTAGTGGTCGAGGTCGACGACGTTGATCGCGTCGATCGCCGCGTTCGTGTCCGCGTACGCGGTCAGCAGCACGCGCCGCGCGCCCGGGTAGACGTCCAGGGCCTGTTCGAGGAACTCGATGCCGTTCATCTGCGGCATCCGGTAGTCGGCCAGGATCACCGCCACGAGATCGCCGCGCAGCTTCAGCTCGCGCAGCGCGTCCAGCGCCGACGCGCCGGACTCCGCCCGCACGATCCGGTACGACGCGCCGTACCGCCGTCTCAGGTCCCGGGCCACCGCCCGGGAGACACCCGGGTCGTCGTCCACGGTCATGATCACGGTCCGCGCCGTATCGGCGGCCTGTGCCATACGTCCCCCACACCGGGCGGTCGGTTCACGGCACGGCGCCCCGGGACACCGCGCCGACCTCCGCCCATCGTATGTTCGATAGCGGCGCGGTGCCCGGACACGGGGACTCAGCCGTGGGAGGCGCCCAGCACGCAGAACTCGTTGCCCTCCGGGTCGGCGAGCGTCACCCACGGCTGCTCGCCCTGCCCGATGTCGGCGTGCCGCGCACCGAGCGCCAGCAGCCGGGCCACTTCGGCCTTCTGGTCGTCGGGCCGGAAGTCGAGGTGGAGACGGTTCTTGATCGTCTTGCGCTCCGGCACCGAAGTGAAGAGCAGTCCCGGCGTCCGGTCCGGGGCGGGCCGGATCTCGAACTCGTCGGGTTCGTCGTTCACCACCACCCAGCCGAGAGCCTCCGCCCACCAGCGGCCCAGGGCCTCGGGGTCGGCCGAGTCCACCATTACCTGCTCCCAGTCCAGTGACATGCGGGCAGTTTAGTGAAGACTGATCATGAGCACGTAGTGATTTCGATGAGGGGAGACAGCCGGATGACACGCCCGATCATCGCAGGGGTCGACGGATCGCAGGAGAGCCTCGCCGCCCTGGCGTGGGCGGCGCGGGAGGCGGTGCGGCGCGGGCTGGCGCTCCGGGTGGTGCACGCCTGGCGGGTCCACGCCCAGGAGGTGATCGAGGCGGGGATCGGCGGGGACGCGGACAGCCAGGCCGAGTGGGTGCACGGCGCGGTGACCGACGCCGTCGGGACCGTCACCGCACGGCACCCGGACCTCGCGGTGACGACCGATGTCGTCGAGGGTCCGGTGGCCGACACCCTGGTCGCCGCCGCGGCGGACGCCGAGATGCTGGTCCTGGGCTCGCGCGGGCACGGCCGCATCGTCGGCTTCCTGCTCGGCTCGGTCGGCCAGCAGGTGATCGCCGCGACCACCTGCCCCGTGGTGCTCGTCCGGGCCGGAGACCAGCCGTCGTCCGAGGCCGCCGGGCGGGAGGTCGTCGTGGGTCAGCAGGGCGACCCGGAGGACAGCGCCGACGCGCTGCGCTTCGCCTTCGAGACGGCCGCCGCGCGCGGGGCGACCGTGCGGGTCGTACGCGCCTGGAACCTGCCGCCCGTCTTCGCCTACAGCCCGGGCTCGCTGAAGCTCCTCGACGAGGCCGGCGGGCTGGAGCCGTACGAGAGGAAGAGCCTGGCCGCCGCGGTCCGGCCGTGGCGGGAACGCTTCCCCGACGTGCCGGTCGAGGAGCACGTGGAGATGGGCAGCGCGAGCCAGGTGCTGCTGTCGGTGGCCGGGACGGCCCAGCTGATGGTC
The Streptomyces tuirus genome window above contains:
- a CDS encoding FAD-dependent oxidoreductase, whose translation is MAQAADTARTVIMTVDDDPGVSRAVARDLRRRYGASYRIVRAESGASALDALRELKLRGDLVAVILADYRMPQMNGIEFLEQALDVYPGARRVLLTAYADTNAAIDAINVVDLDHYLLKPWDPPEEKLYPVLDDLLQAWRTSDFRPVPSTKVVGHRWSSRSSDVREFLARNQVPYRWYSSDEPEGRRLLAAAGEDGLRLPVVITPDGTPLVEPEAVDLAARVGLATTPTADFYDLVVIGGGPAGLGAAVYGASEGLRTVLVERSATGGQAGQSSRIENYLGFPDGVSGAQLTDRARRQAAKFGAEILTAREVTALEVNGAARIVRFSDGSAVAAHSVILATGVSYRQLEAPGCEELTGCGLYYGSALTEAPSCQGQDVFIVGGANSAGQAAMYLSRAAKSVTLLVRGESLSASMSHYLVQQIEESPNIQVRARTVVESAHGDGHLERLTLRDVDGGQTEQVDAQWVFVFIGAAPLTGWLDGTVLRDGRGFILAGPDLSLDGRPPEGWELDRPPYHLETNVPGVFVAGDARSESAKRVASAVGEGAMAVMLVHRYLEQS
- a CDS encoding ATP-binding protein, producing MSGQAAPCNPQEIGSLFLFEKLTPEQLGRLCGEGRVERFEPGPVYTEGEPATCFYVMLEGSVVLYRRVGGDDVEVTRTSQRGVYAGSMQAYLGDRVRQVYNNSMRVTEPTRFFVLPADTFAGIMQEWFPMAVHLLEGLFFGSKSTQRAIGQRERLLALGSLSAGLTHELNNPAAAAVRATATLRERVGKMRHKLAVIAQGSYSPEVMANLIDIQERTAERVAKAPVLSPLEASDREDAVTDWLDDQGIAEGWRIAPTFVQAGLDVDWLDQIAAAVDEDILPSAIGWLNYTVETELLMDEINDSTTRISHLVDAAKQYSQLDRAPFQNADVHELLDSTLLMLSAKIGKHIKVVKDYDRTLPRIPAYPAELNQVWTNLIDNAVAAMNGAGGEGTLTVRTAADHDRLLVEFRDTGVGIPAEDRGRIFDPFFTTKPVGQGTGLGLDISWRIVVNKHHGNIQVESEPGDTRFQVLLPLTAVEEESA
- a CDS encoding universal stress protein; translated protein: MTRPIIAGVDGSQESLAALAWAAREAVRRGLALRVVHAWRVHAQEVIEAGIGGDADSQAEWVHGAVTDAVGTVTARHPDLAVTTDVVEGPVADTLVAAAADAEMLVLGSRGHGRIVGFLLGSVGQQVIAATTCPVVLVRAGDQPSSEAAGREVVVGQQGDPEDSADALRFAFETAAARGATVRVVRAWNLPPVFAYSPGSLKLLDEAGGLEPYERKSLAAAVRPWRERFPDVPVEEHVEMGSASQVLLSVAGTAQLMVVGRRAHRTAVGARIGSVAHGMLHHADCPVAVVPHA
- a CDS encoding VOC family protein, with translation MSLDWEQVMVDSADPEALGRWWAEALGWVVVNDEPDEFEIRPAPDRTPGLLFTSVPERKTIKNRLHLDFRPDDQKAEVARLLALGARHADIGQGEQPWVTLADPEGNEFCVLGASHG
- a CDS encoding UBP-type zinc finger domain-containing protein — encoded protein: MSGVNGIDPSVPPSGSGCAECDAAGGWWFHLRRCAQCGHVGCCDSSPAKHATGHFRETGHPLVQSFEPGEDWYWDYATNELYEGGPELAAPVSHPADQPAPGPAGRVPADWAKILRA